A region from the Euleptes europaea isolate rEulEur1 chromosome 13, rEulEur1.hap1, whole genome shotgun sequence genome encodes:
- the DUSP18 gene encoding dual specificity protein phosphatase 18 codes for MTTAFGTIPILFRHPSAYGLSRITNSLFLSNGEAANNKLLLYGNQITTVINVSVEVVNTYFPDISYIQVPVLDAPTARLYDFFNPVANKIHEVELNQGRTLVHCAAGISRSAALCMAYLMKYHSMSLANAYTWVKACRPIIRPNVGFWQQLIQYEHKLFGKTSVTMIQSPLGVIPDLYQNEFRVMITL; via the coding sequence ATGACTACAGCCTTTGGAACCATCCCCATCCTATTCAGGCATCCGTCTGCCTATGGCCTGTCCCGGATCACCAACAGTCTGTTCCTCAGCAATGGGGAGGCTGCCAACAACAAGCTACTCCTCTATGGCAACCAGATCACCACGGTTATCAATGTCTCTGTGGAGGTGGTCAACACCTATTTCCCGGACATTTCCTACATCCAGGTTCCTGTCCTCGACGCTCCCACAGCCCGCCTTTATGACTTCTTCAACCCCGTAGCCAATAAGATTCACGAGGTGGAATTAAACCAGGGCCGCACCCTGGTGCACTGTGCCGCAGGCATCAGCCGCTCCGCTGCCCTTTGCATGGCCTACCTGATGAAGTACCACTCGATGTCTCTGGCCAACGCATACACCTGGGTCAAGGCCTGCCGCCCCATCATCCGGCCCAACGTTGGCTTCTGGCAACAGCTCATTCAGTACGAGCACAAACTCTTTGGAAAAACCAGCGTCACCATGATCCAGTCTCCGCTGGGGGTGATCCCTGATCTCTACCAAAATGAATTCAGGGTAATGATAACCTTGTGA